One Cryptomeria japonica chromosome 9, Sugi_1.0, whole genome shotgun sequence genomic window carries:
- the LOC131858599 gene encoding uncharacterized protein LOC131858599 — translation MKLNFDGAARGNPRQAKIGCVVDNWEGKEIASLASLVGINTNNWAELMALVEGLLLCRKLEVKFLDIEGDLAIIVNALRKGSMPNWKLNTLLSKAIDLCNGFDRFTVNHIYREGNKRADELANLGADGIKLVSMPT, via the coding sequence atgaagctaaactttgatggggctgccCGGGGCAACCCAAGGCAAGCCAAGATTGGATGTGTTGTTGATAACTGGGAAGGCAAAGAAATAGCATCCCTTGCCTCTCTGGTTGGCATCAACACAAACAACTGGGCAGAACTGATGGCCCTGGTGGAAGGCTTGCTCTTATGCAGGAAACTTGAAGTTAAATTCTTAGATATTGAGGGAGAtttggctataattgtcaatgctctaaggAAAGGGAGCATGCCTAATTGGAAACTTAATACCTTGCTGTCAAAGGCTATAGACTTATGCAACGGTTTTGACAGGTTTACAGttaatcatatctatagggaaggcaataaaAGGGCGGATGAGCTAGCCAACTTGGGAGCTGATGGCATCAAGCTCGTTTCTATGCCAACCTAA